One Lysobacterales bacterium genomic window, GGCGGGCCCCGGGCATCGAGGCCGATTACGTCGGACTGGTGGTGCCCGATCGTTACGTCTTCGGCTACGGCATGGACTGGCATGGCCACGGCCGCAACCTGGCCGCGATCCATGCCATGGCGGAGGAGAGCGCATGAGCACGGTCGACCTGGCGATCATCGGTGGCACCGGCGTGTACCGCCTGGCCCGCCTGCAGGACGCGCAAAGGCACCTGGTGGAGACGCCCTACGGCCCGCCCAGCGACGCCGTGGTGGCCGGAACGCTGCATGGCCGGCGCGTGCTGTTCCTGGCGCGTCATGGCGAGAACCACGTGCTCGCGCCGCACGAGATCAACTACCGCGGCAATCTCTGGGCCCTGCATTCCCTCGGCGCGCGCCGGGTGCTGGCGGTCAACTCGGTGGGTGGCATCAGCGCGCGCATGGCGCCGCGTGCGCTGGTCGTTCCCGACCAGCTGGTCGACTACACCTGGGGCAGGGCGCACACCTACGCGGGCAACGGAAACCGCGTCGAGCATGTCGACCTGTCCTGGCCCTACGACGCCGGTCTGCGAGGCGCCGTGCTGGATGCCGGCCGCGCTGCCGGGCTCGACCTCGTCGATGGCGGCACCTACGGCGCAACCCAGGGTCCGCGCCTGGAGACGCGCGCCGAGATCCGCCGGCTGGCCGGCGACGGGTGCGATCTGGTCGGCATGACCGGCATGCCCGAGGCGGCGCTGGCCAAGGAGCTGGGGCTTGCCTACGCCTGCGTGGCGGTGGTGGCGAACTGGGCGGCGGGCTGCGGCGACGAGGCGGAGATCACCATGGCCGACGTGCTCGGCAACATGGAACAGGCCACCGCCCGCCTGCCGGCACTGATCGACGAACTGCTGGCCTCATTCTGAGAACTGCATCACGCAAATAGTCTCGCCGGCGGTCGATTTCCCGACACACATGTAAAACCGGACCTGCTAATGTCCGGCTCGACACGGTTGCGCGACCCGCTCTTGGGACGGTCGCGCCGGTGCTGGAGGGCGCCGGTCGCCGTGTCGGGTCAGGAATGGCCCAGCCCCGCCCGGGCGTCCCGGTCGGGGACCATCACGACACATCACCGGAGGGAGTCACCGATGCATTCCAACCCCGCCCGCGGCCCCGGCCGCGTGCTCGCCCTTGCCTTCTTCCTCGGCACAGCGCTCAGCGCTTCCGCCCTGGCCAGCCCGCTCGCCTCGCGCATCAACACCAGCGCGCTGGCGCCAGGACAGCAGTACGAGGGCTTCATCGTCCATTTCCACAGTGGTTCCCGCGCCGCCACCGACCCGGCGGCGGTACAGGCGCTGGCCGACCGCGTCGGCGCGCGTCTCGGCACCCGCGGCAGCCATGTCCGGCCGGTTGCGGCGGGCGGCGAGCTGATCGATTTCGGCGGCAACGGCAGCCGCCTCGATGCCGTTTCGGTGATGGAGCTGATCGCTGCCGATCCCGACGTCGCCTACGTCGAGCCGAACGCCATCATGCAGCGGGCGCTGACGCCCAACGACACCCGCTACGGCGAGCAGTGGCACTACTTCGAGGCGGCGGGCGGCCTCAACCTCCCGCAGGCCTGGGACATCGCGACCGGCGCGGGCGTGGTGGTCGCGGTGCTCGACACCGGCAGCACCAGCCACCCGGACCTCAACGGCAATACCGTGGCCGGCTACGACTTCATCAGCAGCGCGACCACGGCGCGCGACGGCAACGGCCGCGACGCCAACCCGCAGGACGAGGGCGACTGGATCACCGCCAACCAGTGCGGTACGCCGCACGCGGCGCAGAACTCCAGCTGGCATGGCACCCATGTCGCCGGTACCGTCGCCGCCGTCACCAACAATTCGACCGGCGTCGCCGGCGTCGCCTTCGGCGCCAAGGTCCAGCACCTGCGCGTGCTCGGCGCCTGCGGCGGCACCCTGGCCGACATCGCCGACGCCATCGTCTGGGCGTCCGGCGGCAGCGTCTCCGGCGTGCCTGCCAACGCCACGCCGGCCAAGGTCATCAACATGAGCCTGGGTGGCGGCGGCAGCTGCGGCACCACCTACCAGAACGCCATCAATTCCGCGGTCGGCCGCGGTTCGGTGGTGGTGGTGGCGGCCGGCAACGAGAACCAGAACGCCAGCAACTCGCGCCCGGCCAATTGCAACAACGTGGTGGCGGTGGCGGCGGTCGGCCGTAACGGCGGCAAGGCCTCGTATTCGAACTTCGGCACCGTGGTCGACGTGGCCGCACCGGGCGGCGGCGGCACCGGCGTGCTGTCGACGCTCAACACCGGAACAACCACGCCGGGCAGCGCCAGCTACGCCTTCTACCAGGGCACCAGCATGGCCACCCCGCACGTCGCCGGCGCGGCCGCGCTGATGCTGCAGGTCAACCCGTCGATGACGCCGGCGCAGATCGAGTCGACCCTGAAGTCGACCGCACGCGCCTTTCCGGCCACCTGCTCGGGTTGCGGCACCGGCATCGTCAACGCCCTGGCCGCCGTGCAGGCAGCGGGCGGCGGCACGCCACCCCCGCCGCCGCCGTCCAACGTGCTGAGCAACGGCGTGCCGGTCACCGGCCTGTCCGGCAGCACCGGCACCGAACTGCGCTTCACCATGGAGGTGCCTTCCGGCGCCAGCAACCTGGTGTTCCAGATGAGCGGCGGTTCTGGCGATGCCGATCTGTATGTCCGCCAGGGCGCCGCGCCGACCACCAGCACCTACACCTGTCGTCCGTACCTGTCCGGCAACAACGAGAGCTGCACCATCGCCTCGCCGGCGGCCGGGACGTGGCACGTCATGGTGCGCGGCTATTCGGCCTTCTCCGGTGTGTCCCTGGTCGGCAGCTTCACCGCCAGCGGTGGCGGCCAGCAGAGCTTCTTCGAGAACACCGCCGACTATCAGATCCGCGACCTGCAGACCACCGAGAGTCCGATCGCGGTCAACCGCACCGGCAACGGCCCGGCGTCGCTGACCGTCAACGTTCGCATCATCCATACTTACATCGGCGACCTGCGCGTCGACGTGGTGGCGCCGAACGGCACCAGCTGGCGCGTGCACAACCGCACCGGCGGCAGCGCTCAGAACATCATCACCAGCTACACGATCAATGCCTCCTCGGTGCCTGCCAACGGCACCTGGCGGCTGCGCGTCTACGATGCCGCCAACGGCGACATCGGCTACATCGACAGCTGGAGCCTGCAGTTCTAGCGGGCGGCAGGTCGTCCCGGGCGGCGCGGTCGCCGCCCGGGTATTTGCGTTCGGCCGCTGGCGGACCTCGACCCGCCGTCGGTTCAACCAGGCCACCGGGATCCGTCCCGGTGGCCTTCTTGTTGGCGCGGGACACGCGGACTCGAGGTCGGTGGATCGCCCGCCAGGCTGCGCAGCAGGTCTGTCATGCCTCGACGAAGGGTGCGCTGCGCGACACCGCTCGGGGGTGACCGCCGCCTGCGGCCACGGCGCCTGCCGCGTCGCCGGCGGGCCTGGCGCGACTCAGCCGGACACGCGCAGCAGGGCGTGCTGCTTGCGGCCCTTGCGAAGCAGGACATGGCCGCCAGCCAGCAGGTCCGCGGCGGTGACCCGGCGATCGGACGCCTGGCAGCGGACGTTGTTCACATAGACGCCGCCGCCCTCGATGTCCTTGCGCGCCTGGCCGCGCGACGGACACAGTCCGGCCTGAACCAGCAGGTCGACCAGGGCCGCGCCCTCGCCGTCCACGGCGGCTCGGTCCAGGGACACCGTGTCGATTTCGCCGGCGAGATCCGCGAACACCGATTCGCCGGCGTCCTCGATCGGCGCGCCGAACAGAATGCGGCCGGCCCTCAGCGCCGAGTCCAGCGCACCTTGGCCATGCACCAGGGCGGTGACCTCGTCGGCCAGCGCCCGCTGCGCCTGGCGGGCACCCGGGTCGTGCGCATGCTCGGCTTCCAGGGCCTCGATCCGCTCGCGCGGCAGGAAGGTGAACTTGCGCAGGTACTCGCCCACCTTCGCGTCCTCGGTGTTGAGGAAGAACTGGTGGAAGCGATAGGGGCTGGTGCGCGCCGGGTCCAGCCAGACCGCGCCGGATTCGGTCTTGCCGAACTTGCTGCCGTCGGACTTGGTGATCAGGGGGAAGGTCCAGCCCCACACCGTGGCACCCAGCTTGCGGCGCACGAACTCGGTGCCGGCAGTGATGTTGCCCCACTGGTCGGAGCCGCCGATCTGCAGTTCGCAGCCGAGCGTGCTGCGCAGGTGGAAGAAGTCGTTGGCCTGCAGCAGCTGGTAGCTGAATTCGGTGTAGCTGATGCCGGCTTCGCTGCCCATCCGCGTGCGCACCGACTCCTTGGCCAGCATGGTGGTCAACGGAAAGTGCTTGCCGACCTCGCGCAGGAACTCCAGGAAGCCCATTGGCGCGGTCCAGTCGGCGTTGTCGACCAGTCGCGCCGGGTTGGCTTCGGCCTCGAAGTCGAGCAGGCGGGCAAGCTGGACCTTGATCGCCGCGACGTTGTGGTCGAGCTGTTCGCGGGTCAGCAGATTGCGCTCTGCGGACTTGCCGGACGGGTCGCCGATCATGCCGGTGGCGCCGCCGGCCAGGGCGATCGGGTGGTGGCCGGCGCGCTGGAAGCGGCGCAGCATGAGCTGCCCCATGAGGTGGCCGACGTGCAGGGAGTCGCCGGTCGGGTCGAAGCCGCAGTAGACCGCGATCGGCCCTTCGCGC contains:
- a CDS encoding tyrosine--tRNA ligase encodes the protein MDLIDDLKWRGLLADCTDLDGLAARLREGPIAVYCGFDPTGDSLHVGHLMGQLMLRRFQRAGHHPIALAGGATGMIGDPSGKSAERNLLTREQLDHNVAAIKVQLARLLDFEAEANPARLVDNADWTAPMGFLEFLREVGKHFPLTTMLAKESVRTRMGSEAGISYTEFSYQLLQANDFFHLRSTLGCELQIGGSDQWGNITAGTEFVRRKLGATVWGWTFPLITKSDGSKFGKTESGAVWLDPARTSPYRFHQFFLNTEDAKVGEYLRKFTFLPRERIEALEAEHAHDPGARQAQRALADEVTALVHGQGALDSALRAGRILFGAPIEDAGESVFADLAGEIDTVSLDRAAVDGEGAALVDLLVQAGLCPSRGQARKDIEGGGVYVNNVRCQASDRRVTAADLLAGGHVLLRKGRKQHALLRVSG
- a CDS encoding S-methyl-5'-thioinosine phosphorylase, yielding MSTVDLAIIGGTGVYRLARLQDAQRHLVETPYGPPSDAVVAGTLHGRRVLFLARHGENHVLAPHEINYRGNLWALHSLGARRVLAVNSVGGISARMAPRALVVPDQLVDYTWGRAHTYAGNGNRVEHVDLSWPYDAGLRGAVLDAGRAAGLDLVDGGTYGATQGPRLETRAEIRRLAGDGCDLVGMTGMPEAALAKELGLAYACVAVVANWAAGCGDEAEITMADVLGNMEQATARLPALIDELLASF
- a CDS encoding S8 family serine peptidase: MHSNPARGPGRVLALAFFLGTALSASALASPLASRINTSALAPGQQYEGFIVHFHSGSRAATDPAAVQALADRVGARLGTRGSHVRPVAAGGELIDFGGNGSRLDAVSVMELIAADPDVAYVEPNAIMQRALTPNDTRYGEQWHYFEAAGGLNLPQAWDIATGAGVVVAVLDTGSTSHPDLNGNTVAGYDFISSATTARDGNGRDANPQDEGDWITANQCGTPHAAQNSSWHGTHVAGTVAAVTNNSTGVAGVAFGAKVQHLRVLGACGGTLADIADAIVWASGGSVSGVPANATPAKVINMSLGGGGSCGTTYQNAINSAVGRGSVVVVAAGNENQNASNSRPANCNNVVAVAAVGRNGGKASYSNFGTVVDVAAPGGGGTGVLSTLNTGTTTPGSASYAFYQGTSMATPHVAGAAALMLQVNPSMTPAQIESTLKSTARAFPATCSGCGTGIVNALAAVQAAGGGTPPPPPPSNVLSNGVPVTGLSGSTGTELRFTMEVPSGASNLVFQMSGGSGDADLYVRQGAAPTTSTYTCRPYLSGNNESCTIASPAAGTWHVMVRGYSAFSGVSLVGSFTASGGGQQSFFENTADYQIRDLQTTESPIAVNRTGNGPASLTVNVRIIHTYIGDLRVDVVAPNGTSWRVHNRTGGSAQNIITSYTINASSVPANGTWRLRVYDAANGDIGYIDSWSLQF